In a genomic window of Helianthus annuus cultivar XRQ/B chromosome 10, HanXRQr2.0-SUNRISE, whole genome shotgun sequence:
- the LOC110881282 gene encoding uncharacterized mitochondrial protein AtMg00810-like codes for MGKDQILAQIYVDDIIFGSTSEELSKEFERVMKKKFEMCALGEMTLFLGLQVKQDSRGILIHQGKYVDDVLEKFKFTDAKPAETPMAERPLLTEDAEGSPVDQRLYRSMIGSLMYLTASRLDIMFVVCNYARYQANPKNSHLTAVKRIFRYLKGRTRFGLWYLRDSNFDLFAFSDSNFGGTDKDKKSTSAGCFVFVKRAREVMDLKFIPTHSQAGYLAPPPEKHKKIYTSFIKGLNSCRIVHAL; via the exons ATGGGCAAGGACCAGATCTTGGCTCAAatttatgtcgatgatattatcttcGGATCGACAAGTGAGGAGCTTAGCAAGGAATTTGAGAGAGTTATGAAAAAGAAGTTCGAGATGTGTGCGCTCGGAGAAATGACATTGTTCTTGGGTTTACAAGTCAAACAGGATTCTCGAGGCATTcttattcatcaagggaagtatgtggacgATGTGCTGGAAAAATTCAAGTTCACAGACGCAAAACCGGCTGAAACTCCAATGGCAGAAAGACCATTACTGACTGAGGATGCAGAAGGATCCCCTGTTGATCAACGCCTTTATAGGTCTatgatcgggtcattgatgtatTTGACAGCGAGCCGTCTAGACATTATGTTTGTTGTCTGCAACTATGCgcgatatcaggctaatcctaaaaacTCTCATCTTACTGCTGTTAAACGAATCTTTCGGTACCTTAAAGGGCGAACTCGGTTTGGTCTGTGGTATCTgagggattccaattttgaccTGTTTGCGTTTTCTGATAGTAATTTTGGAGGCACTGACAAAGACAAGAAATCCACATCAGCtggat GTTTTGTTTTCGTAAAACGTGCTCGGGAA GTCATGGATTTGAAGTTCATCCCGACACATAGTCAGGCAGGCTACTTAGCACCACCTCCAGAGAAGCACAAGAAGATATACACTTCATTCATCAAGGGTCTGAATAGTTGCCGAATCGTTCATGCTTTATGA